In a genomic window of Bemisia tabaci chromosome 1, PGI_BMITA_v3:
- the ena gene encoding uncharacterized protein ena isoform X3, with the protein MTFLRYKIRRLQPELSIASARASVMLYDDVSKKWIPSGTSSGVSKVHIFQHQVNNTFRVVGRKLKDHEVVINCVILKSLKYNQATATFHQWRDNKQVYGLNFSNKEDADAFARAMMYAVEVLGSASNRPARVDPGPPPTYEQAVSQYDEDMGYSHNPVVGHRMYHQVSPGGPPRIDVSPNSRTMTREDVAIIQERRVSSQSQISSPSTASSPGGLNNVGVSGTQASPVPPQVPGHHRTSSAPPAPQPPPMSLATPSVAPVAPPCPPPCPPLPPQPISTSVEPEASMSRSNSSDNQDPGSLAAQLQSARLRRANKQSAENSGSSTSSNGSAGNYGTLRGTTGMASMLDEMTRTLARRRAAVEKTQTDVVQDGDGVSGDAKKSWNSPNSKSGCESPKPVRKQLANSSEELVGCGKVNGSVSELESLKQEILKEMKKEISRMKQDIIDAIKIELNRR; encoded by the exons tgagctgAGCATCGCCTCGGCACGGGCATCGGTGATGCTCTACGATGACGTCAGCAAGAAATGGATTCCTAGTGGTACGTCATCCGGCGTCAGCAAAGTTCACATTTTCCAGCACCAGGTCAACAACACGTTCCGTGTTGTTGGAAGGAAACTCAAAGATCACGAG GTGGTGATTAATTgtgtcattttgaaaagtttgaagtACAACCAAGCTACAGCAACATTCCACCAATGGCGGGACAACAAACAAGTCTATGGCTTAAATTTTAGTAACAAAGAAGATGCAGATGCATTTGCCAGGGCGATGATGTACGCTGTAGAA GTATTAGGAAGTGCAAGTAATAGGCCCGCACGAGTAGACCCTGGACCTCCTCCAACATATGAACAGGCAGTTAGTCAATACGATGAAGATATGGGATATAG TCACAATCCAGTAGTAGGTCACCGAATGTACCATCAAGTTTCACCCGGCGGCCCACCTAGGATAGATGTTAGTCCCAACTCAAG AACCATGACGCGAGAGGATGTAGCAATTATACAGGAAAGGCGGGTGTCATCACAGTCTCAAA TCAGTAGTCCGAGCACAGCATCCTCTCCCGGTGGCCTAAACAATGTCGGTGTATCTGGCACTCAAGCCTCTCCAGTGCCCCCGCAAGTGCCAGGGCACCATCGCACATCATCCGCACCTCCAGCTCCCCAACCACCACCAATGTCGTTAGCAACCCCTTCAGTTGCACCTGTAGCACCCCCTTGCCCTCCCCCCTGTCCGCCTCTTCCTCCTCAACCAATATCAACGAGCGTTGAACCCGAAGCTTCAATGTCGCGGTCTAATTCCAGTGATAACCAAGACCCGGGATCCCTTGCTGCTCAGCTGCAGTCAGCCAGGCTACGACGAGCTAACAAG CAATCTGCTGAGAATAGTGGATCATCAACGAGCAGTAATGGTAGCGCTGGAAATTATGGAACTTTGAGAGGTACCACCGGAATGGCATCAATGTTAGATGAAATGACTCGCACATTGGCAAGGCGAAGAGCTGCTGTTGAGAAAACACAAACGGACGTAGTCCAG GATGGTGATGGTGTGTCAGGTGATGCAAAAAAATCTTGGAACAGTCCTAACAGTAAAAGCGGTTGTGAAAGTCCTAAGCCTGTCAGAAAGCAGTTGGCAAATTCTTCTGAAGAGCTTGTTGGGTGCGGTAAAGTGAATGGCAGTGTATCCGAGCTAGAATCACTCAAACAAGAAATActgaaagaaatgaagaaagaGATTAGTAGAATGAAACAGGATATTATTGACG CTATCAAAATTGAACTGAACCGCAGGTAA
- the ena gene encoding uncharacterized protein ena isoform X4 — MTFLRYKIRRLQPSSCSPADQLQAAAQDGRKSELSIASARASVMLYDDVSKKWIPSGTSSGVSKVHIFQHQVNNTFRVVGRKLKDHEVVINCVILKSLKYNQATATFHQWRDNKQVYGLNFSNKEDADAFARAMMYAVEVLGSASNRPARVDPGPPPTYEQAVSQYDEDMGYRTMTREDVAIIQERRVSSQSQISSPSTASSPGGLNNVGVSGTQASPVPPQVPGHHRTSSAPPAPQPPPMSLATPSVAPVAPPCPPPCPPLPPQPISTSVEPEASMSRSNSSDNQDPGSLAAQLQSARLRRANKQSAENSGSSTSSNGSAGNYGTLRGTTGMASMLDEMTRTLARRRAAVEKTQTDVVQDGDGVSGDAKKSWNSPNSKSGCESPKPVRKQLANSSEELVGCGKVNGSVSELESLKQEILKEMKKEISRMKQDIIDAIKIELNRR, encoded by the exons tgagctgAGCATCGCCTCGGCACGGGCATCGGTGATGCTCTACGATGACGTCAGCAAGAAATGGATTCCTAGTGGTACGTCATCCGGCGTCAGCAAAGTTCACATTTTCCAGCACCAGGTCAACAACACGTTCCGTGTTGTTGGAAGGAAACTCAAAGATCACGAG GTGGTGATTAATTgtgtcattttgaaaagtttgaagtACAACCAAGCTACAGCAACATTCCACCAATGGCGGGACAACAAACAAGTCTATGGCTTAAATTTTAGTAACAAAGAAGATGCAGATGCATTTGCCAGGGCGATGATGTACGCTGTAGAA GTATTAGGAAGTGCAAGTAATAGGCCCGCACGAGTAGACCCTGGACCTCCTCCAACATATGAACAGGCAGTTAGTCAATACGATGAAGATATGGGATATAG AACCATGACGCGAGAGGATGTAGCAATTATACAGGAAAGGCGGGTGTCATCACAGTCTCAAA TCAGTAGTCCGAGCACAGCATCCTCTCCCGGTGGCCTAAACAATGTCGGTGTATCTGGCACTCAAGCCTCTCCAGTGCCCCCGCAAGTGCCAGGGCACCATCGCACATCATCCGCACCTCCAGCTCCCCAACCACCACCAATGTCGTTAGCAACCCCTTCAGTTGCACCTGTAGCACCCCCTTGCCCTCCCCCCTGTCCGCCTCTTCCTCCTCAACCAATATCAACGAGCGTTGAACCCGAAGCTTCAATGTCGCGGTCTAATTCCAGTGATAACCAAGACCCGGGATCCCTTGCTGCTCAGCTGCAGTCAGCCAGGCTACGACGAGCTAACAAG CAATCTGCTGAGAATAGTGGATCATCAACGAGCAGTAATGGTAGCGCTGGAAATTATGGAACTTTGAGAGGTACCACCGGAATGGCATCAATGTTAGATGAAATGACTCGCACATTGGCAAGGCGAAGAGCTGCTGTTGAGAAAACACAAACGGACGTAGTCCAG GATGGTGATGGTGTGTCAGGTGATGCAAAAAAATCTTGGAACAGTCCTAACAGTAAAAGCGGTTGTGAAAGTCCTAAGCCTGTCAGAAAGCAGTTGGCAAATTCTTCTGAAGAGCTTGTTGGGTGCGGTAAAGTGAATGGCAGTGTATCCGAGCTAGAATCACTCAAACAAGAAATActgaaagaaatgaagaaagaGATTAGTAGAATGAAACAGGATATTATTGACG CTATCAAAATTGAACTGAACCGCAGGTAA
- the ena gene encoding uncharacterized protein ena isoform X2 gives MSSSCSPADQLQAAAQDGRKSELSIASARASVMLYDDVSKKWIPSGTSSGVSKVHIFQHQVNNTFRVVGRKLKDHEVVINCVILKSLKYNQATATFHQWRDNKQVYGLNFSNKEDADAFARAMMYAVEVLGSASNRPARVDPGPPPTYEQAVSQYDEDMGYSHNPVVGHRMYHQVSPGGPPRIDVSPNSRTMTREDVAIIQERRVSSQSQISSPSTASSPGGLNNVGVSGTQASPVPPQVPGHHRTSSAPPAPQPPPMSLATPSVAPVAPPCPPPCPPLPPQPISTSVEPEASMSRSNSSDNQDPGSLAAQLQSARLRRANKQSAENSGSSTSSNGSAGNYGTLRGTTGMASMLDEMTRTLARRRAAVEKTQTDVVQDGDGVSGDAKKSWNSPNSKSGCESPKPVRKQLANSSEELVGCGKVNGSVSELESLKQEILKEMKKEISRMKQDIIDAIKIELNRR, from the exons tgagctgAGCATCGCCTCGGCACGGGCATCGGTGATGCTCTACGATGACGTCAGCAAGAAATGGATTCCTAGTGGTACGTCATCCGGCGTCAGCAAAGTTCACATTTTCCAGCACCAGGTCAACAACACGTTCCGTGTTGTTGGAAGGAAACTCAAAGATCACGAG GTGGTGATTAATTgtgtcattttgaaaagtttgaagtACAACCAAGCTACAGCAACATTCCACCAATGGCGGGACAACAAACAAGTCTATGGCTTAAATTTTAGTAACAAAGAAGATGCAGATGCATTTGCCAGGGCGATGATGTACGCTGTAGAA GTATTAGGAAGTGCAAGTAATAGGCCCGCACGAGTAGACCCTGGACCTCCTCCAACATATGAACAGGCAGTTAGTCAATACGATGAAGATATGGGATATAG TCACAATCCAGTAGTAGGTCACCGAATGTACCATCAAGTTTCACCCGGCGGCCCACCTAGGATAGATGTTAGTCCCAACTCAAG AACCATGACGCGAGAGGATGTAGCAATTATACAGGAAAGGCGGGTGTCATCACAGTCTCAAA TCAGTAGTCCGAGCACAGCATCCTCTCCCGGTGGCCTAAACAATGTCGGTGTATCTGGCACTCAAGCCTCTCCAGTGCCCCCGCAAGTGCCAGGGCACCATCGCACATCATCCGCACCTCCAGCTCCCCAACCACCACCAATGTCGTTAGCAACCCCTTCAGTTGCACCTGTAGCACCCCCTTGCCCTCCCCCCTGTCCGCCTCTTCCTCCTCAACCAATATCAACGAGCGTTGAACCCGAAGCTTCAATGTCGCGGTCTAATTCCAGTGATAACCAAGACCCGGGATCCCTTGCTGCTCAGCTGCAGTCAGCCAGGCTACGACGAGCTAACAAG CAATCTGCTGAGAATAGTGGATCATCAACGAGCAGTAATGGTAGCGCTGGAAATTATGGAACTTTGAGAGGTACCACCGGAATGGCATCAATGTTAGATGAAATGACTCGCACATTGGCAAGGCGAAGAGCTGCTGTTGAGAAAACACAAACGGACGTAGTCCAG GATGGTGATGGTGTGTCAGGTGATGCAAAAAAATCTTGGAACAGTCCTAACAGTAAAAGCGGTTGTGAAAGTCCTAAGCCTGTCAGAAAGCAGTTGGCAAATTCTTCTGAAGAGCTTGTTGGGTGCGGTAAAGTGAATGGCAGTGTATCCGAGCTAGAATCACTCAAACAAGAAATActgaaagaaatgaagaaagaGATTAGTAGAATGAAACAGGATATTATTGACG CTATCAAAATTGAACTGAACCGCAGGTAA
- the ena gene encoding uncharacterized protein ena isoform X1, with the protein MTFLRYKIRRLQPSSCSPADQLQAAAQDGRKSELSIASARASVMLYDDVSKKWIPSGTSSGVSKVHIFQHQVNNTFRVVGRKLKDHEVVINCVILKSLKYNQATATFHQWRDNKQVYGLNFSNKEDADAFARAMMYAVEVLGSASNRPARVDPGPPPTYEQAVSQYDEDMGYSHNPVVGHRMYHQVSPGGPPRIDVSPNSRTMTREDVAIIQERRVSSQSQISSPSTASSPGGLNNVGVSGTQASPVPPQVPGHHRTSSAPPAPQPPPMSLATPSVAPVAPPCPPPCPPLPPQPISTSVEPEASMSRSNSSDNQDPGSLAAQLQSARLRRANKQSAENSGSSTSSNGSAGNYGTLRGTTGMASMLDEMTRTLARRRAAVEKTQTDVVQDGDGVSGDAKKSWNSPNSKSGCESPKPVRKQLANSSEELVGCGKVNGSVSELESLKQEILKEMKKEISRMKQDIIDAIKIELNRR; encoded by the exons tgagctgAGCATCGCCTCGGCACGGGCATCGGTGATGCTCTACGATGACGTCAGCAAGAAATGGATTCCTAGTGGTACGTCATCCGGCGTCAGCAAAGTTCACATTTTCCAGCACCAGGTCAACAACACGTTCCGTGTTGTTGGAAGGAAACTCAAAGATCACGAG GTGGTGATTAATTgtgtcattttgaaaagtttgaagtACAACCAAGCTACAGCAACATTCCACCAATGGCGGGACAACAAACAAGTCTATGGCTTAAATTTTAGTAACAAAGAAGATGCAGATGCATTTGCCAGGGCGATGATGTACGCTGTAGAA GTATTAGGAAGTGCAAGTAATAGGCCCGCACGAGTAGACCCTGGACCTCCTCCAACATATGAACAGGCAGTTAGTCAATACGATGAAGATATGGGATATAG TCACAATCCAGTAGTAGGTCACCGAATGTACCATCAAGTTTCACCCGGCGGCCCACCTAGGATAGATGTTAGTCCCAACTCAAG AACCATGACGCGAGAGGATGTAGCAATTATACAGGAAAGGCGGGTGTCATCACAGTCTCAAA TCAGTAGTCCGAGCACAGCATCCTCTCCCGGTGGCCTAAACAATGTCGGTGTATCTGGCACTCAAGCCTCTCCAGTGCCCCCGCAAGTGCCAGGGCACCATCGCACATCATCCGCACCTCCAGCTCCCCAACCACCACCAATGTCGTTAGCAACCCCTTCAGTTGCACCTGTAGCACCCCCTTGCCCTCCCCCCTGTCCGCCTCTTCCTCCTCAACCAATATCAACGAGCGTTGAACCCGAAGCTTCAATGTCGCGGTCTAATTCCAGTGATAACCAAGACCCGGGATCCCTTGCTGCTCAGCTGCAGTCAGCCAGGCTACGACGAGCTAACAAG CAATCTGCTGAGAATAGTGGATCATCAACGAGCAGTAATGGTAGCGCTGGAAATTATGGAACTTTGAGAGGTACCACCGGAATGGCATCAATGTTAGATGAAATGACTCGCACATTGGCAAGGCGAAGAGCTGCTGTTGAGAAAACACAAACGGACGTAGTCCAG GATGGTGATGGTGTGTCAGGTGATGCAAAAAAATCTTGGAACAGTCCTAACAGTAAAAGCGGTTGTGAAAGTCCTAAGCCTGTCAGAAAGCAGTTGGCAAATTCTTCTGAAGAGCTTGTTGGGTGCGGTAAAGTGAATGGCAGTGTATCCGAGCTAGAATCACTCAAACAAGAAATActgaaagaaatgaagaaagaGATTAGTAGAATGAAACAGGATATTATTGACG CTATCAAAATTGAACTGAACCGCAGGTAA
- the ena gene encoding uncharacterized protein ena isoform X5, whose translation MSELSIASARASVMLYDDVSKKWIPSGTSSGVSKVHIFQHQVNNTFRVVGRKLKDHEVVINCVILKSLKYNQATATFHQWRDNKQVYGLNFSNKEDADAFARAMMYAVEVLGSASNRPARVDPGPPPTYEQAVSQYDEDMGYSHNPVVGHRMYHQVSPGGPPRIDVSPNSRTMTREDVAIIQERRVSSQSQISSPSTASSPGGLNNVGVSGTQASPVPPQVPGHHRTSSAPPAPQPPPMSLATPSVAPVAPPCPPPCPPLPPQPISTSVEPEASMSRSNSSDNQDPGSLAAQLQSARLRRANKQSAENSGSSTSSNGSAGNYGTLRGTTGMASMLDEMTRTLARRRAAVEKTQTDVVQDGDGVSGDAKKSWNSPNSKSGCESPKPVRKQLANSSEELVGCGKVNGSVSELESLKQEILKEMKKEISRMKQDIIDAIKIELNRR comes from the exons tgagctgAGCATCGCCTCGGCACGGGCATCGGTGATGCTCTACGATGACGTCAGCAAGAAATGGATTCCTAGTGGTACGTCATCCGGCGTCAGCAAAGTTCACATTTTCCAGCACCAGGTCAACAACACGTTCCGTGTTGTTGGAAGGAAACTCAAAGATCACGAG GTGGTGATTAATTgtgtcattttgaaaagtttgaagtACAACCAAGCTACAGCAACATTCCACCAATGGCGGGACAACAAACAAGTCTATGGCTTAAATTTTAGTAACAAAGAAGATGCAGATGCATTTGCCAGGGCGATGATGTACGCTGTAGAA GTATTAGGAAGTGCAAGTAATAGGCCCGCACGAGTAGACCCTGGACCTCCTCCAACATATGAACAGGCAGTTAGTCAATACGATGAAGATATGGGATATAG TCACAATCCAGTAGTAGGTCACCGAATGTACCATCAAGTTTCACCCGGCGGCCCACCTAGGATAGATGTTAGTCCCAACTCAAG AACCATGACGCGAGAGGATGTAGCAATTATACAGGAAAGGCGGGTGTCATCACAGTCTCAAA TCAGTAGTCCGAGCACAGCATCCTCTCCCGGTGGCCTAAACAATGTCGGTGTATCTGGCACTCAAGCCTCTCCAGTGCCCCCGCAAGTGCCAGGGCACCATCGCACATCATCCGCACCTCCAGCTCCCCAACCACCACCAATGTCGTTAGCAACCCCTTCAGTTGCACCTGTAGCACCCCCTTGCCCTCCCCCCTGTCCGCCTCTTCCTCCTCAACCAATATCAACGAGCGTTGAACCCGAAGCTTCAATGTCGCGGTCTAATTCCAGTGATAACCAAGACCCGGGATCCCTTGCTGCTCAGCTGCAGTCAGCCAGGCTACGACGAGCTAACAAG CAATCTGCTGAGAATAGTGGATCATCAACGAGCAGTAATGGTAGCGCTGGAAATTATGGAACTTTGAGAGGTACCACCGGAATGGCATCAATGTTAGATGAAATGACTCGCACATTGGCAAGGCGAAGAGCTGCTGTTGAGAAAACACAAACGGACGTAGTCCAG GATGGTGATGGTGTGTCAGGTGATGCAAAAAAATCTTGGAACAGTCCTAACAGTAAAAGCGGTTGTGAAAGTCCTAAGCCTGTCAGAAAGCAGTTGGCAAATTCTTCTGAAGAGCTTGTTGGGTGCGGTAAAGTGAATGGCAGTGTATCCGAGCTAGAATCACTCAAACAAGAAATActgaaagaaatgaagaaagaGATTAGTAGAATGAAACAGGATATTATTGACG CTATCAAAATTGAACTGAACCGCAGGTAA